GCAGCTGGTTCCTACGATGGAAGACTGCATCGCGAAGGCTCGCCAGCCTGAACGGCTGCGCTTTGGGATTTGTTGGCAACACGATCCCAAAAAAGATACGCTTCCCTTTCGCAATGACGACTGCTTCAGAATACTTGCTGTTGACTGGCGGGAGAGTAAGGGGGCCTGCTGGGCGCGCTCCGAGGTGATGAAGCTGTGGCGGGGCGAGGACTGGTTTTTGCAGGTGGACTCGCACTGCCGGTTTGCTTGGGATTGGGATGCGAAGCTGCTCGACGAGATGGGGCAGACAGGGAGCGCTAAGCCGATCTTGAGCACGTATGCCTCGCCGTTTACGCCTGGTGGCGACGAGGTGTTGGTGGATGGGCCGCTGCAGATGGTCTTTCAGGGATTCACCGAGGATGGTATTCCGCATATGAAGCCTCTAGCGATAGCGGATTGGCAGAACCTGACGAAGCCGCGACGGGCGCGATTTCTTTCGGCGGGATTTATGTTTGCGCAGGGCACTTTTGTGGAAGAGATTGGATACGATCCTGAGTTGTATTTTCTGGGGGAGGAGACGGCGATGACGCTGCGCGCCTTCACCAGCGGATATGACCTGTTTCATCCGCAGGAGACGATCGTCTGGCATGACTACGGCAGGTCGACCGCGCCTAAGCACTGGGGCGATCACACTGAGCATACTGAGGACAAGGCCGGTCTCGTGTGGCATGAACTGGACTTGCGCAGCAAGGAGAAGGTTCTACGGCTGCTTGCGGGACAGCCTGTGGAGAGCTATGGATTGGGATCGGCGCGGAGCCTTGAGGAGTATGAGGCTTATGCGGGACTTTCGTTCAACCTGCGAAAGGCTCAGGATTACACGGTGCGGGGTGGGGAGCCACCGAATCCCGAGGCTGCTGCCGACTGGGCCGGACAGATATTTCCGTGGATGGTGCGGATCACGTTTGATCGCGCGGCACTGCCTGCTGCTGCGCTCGACGATCCCGAGTTCTGGTATGTCGGGGTGAAGGATGAGAGCGGCGCTGAGATCTATCGTCAAGATATTCCGCAGTCACAGCTTGCCAAGCTTCCGAGCGGCGAATCGAAGATCGTTCTGGTTTGCGAGTTCGAGTCTGGGGCGATTCCGGCGGCTTGGACGGTGTGGCCGGTGAGCCGTTCGCTGGGATGGCTGAACAGGATTGAAGGCACCCTGGGCGATGAGGATTATGCGATCGTCCTCGAAGACGACACTGAATAAACTTCTGGCTTAAGCTGTTGCAGTGCCTTCGAGTGGTTACGACCCTGACCGCTACTACTGGTAAAGTCTTTGGTTGGGAGGAGGCCTATGCTCGATGCACTTTTGATAATCCGGATGCAGGACGAGATGACAGCGGCCCTGCATGAGACTGAGAACGAGGTGGCGTTCGAAACGGGAGCTGATGGCTTGATGGCGCTGGCGATGGCGCAGCACCGGGCTAACTTCGAGCTCTGGCATGAGGAGGATAAGGCGCGGGTTCCTGGGGTGCCTGATGCGGAGATCGTGCGGGTGAAGCATGCGATCGATGCGTTAAACCAGCGCCGGAACGATCTGGTAGAGAAGATGGATCTGTGGCTGATGGAGCGGCTGGAGCAGGATCCGGTGGCTCCCCTGCACTCGGAGACGCCGGGGCTGATGATTGATCGACTCTCCATTCTGGCGTTGAAGATTTACCACACGCGGGAGGAGGCGCACAGGGGGAGCGCGACCGAGGAGCATCGCTCGCGCAATGTGGGGCGGCTGGCGCTGCTGGTGGAGCAGCGCGAGGATCTGGCAGGCTGCCTGGATGTGCTGTGGAGCGAGGTGCTGGCGGGCAGGCGACGGTTTAAGCTCTATCGACAGATGAAGATGTATAACGACCCTGAGTTGAACCCGGCGGTGTATGGGCGGGGATAACCGTTGCAGTGTGATCGAGACTCGCACGATAGAGACGGGCTTCAGTTGCACTGCACTGAGGTGGGGTTGACCTTACGGCCAGGTCTGCGTATAAAACCGACACGAGAACAAACCAAATGAGCACCCGTTAGAATGGGAGAGCTCAGAAACGCCTTAGGCGACAGGAATGACGATGGCTCAGACAAAGACTGCAACTGTACCTACTGCAACAAAGCGTGCTCCACGCACACTCGCTGGAACCATTCCTCAGACAAACGACAATGCGCGCGCGCAGTTGGTGGCTCACTATGAAGTTGCGCTGCGGCTGATGCAGGAGGGGAAGTACGACAAGGCGCACGCGGCGTTCGACAAGATGCTGGCCGCCGGGGCGGGCGAACTGAGCGACCGGGTCCGCATGTACTCGACGGCTTGCGCGCAGCAGATGACCAAGGGAAAGAATGCCTTTTCCAACTGCGAAGAACAATATGACTACGCCATCTCTCTGCTGAACGACGGACACTACGAAGATGCGCGGGAGCACTTCCACCTGATCCTGAAGGAGAACGAGAAGGCGGATTATGCCTTCTACGGTCTGGCGGTGCTGGCGAGCATGACGGGGGACTCGCATCACTGCCTGGAGCATCTGACCGAGGCGATCCGACAGAATCCACGGAACAGAATCCAGGCGCGGGCAGACTCGGACTTTCAGGATATGGCCGACGATCCGCGCTTTACGGAGCTGCTGTATCCCGAAGCATAACTACGAACTTGCTCCAGGTCTACTGCGCTTCGTTTAGGCTGGTGTAGGAGAACCTGCGCATGTCGTTGCGGAAGCTGACCGAATCGAAAGAGAAAGACCTGCGCGTGGTTGCCATTGGCGGCGGCACGGGGTTGTCGACGCTGCTGCGGGGGCTGAAGCGGTACGTGGTGACTCCGGACCGGAGGAGAGGGATTCGGCTGGGAGAGTCTGCGCGGGTCGAACGGGCTCCTACGCCGCCCTGCCCTGAGTCGCACTGCATTATTCGGGAGCTTTCGGCGGTGGTGACGGTGACCGACGATGGCGGCTCGTCGGGGCGTCTGCGCGAGGACTTCAAGATGCTTCCGCCGGGGGACATCCGGAACTGCATGGTCGCGCTCTCGGAGGATGAGCATCTTCTGTCGCGGCTGTTTCAGTATCGCTTCGAGCATGGCGAGCTGGAGGGGCATAGCTTCGGCAACCTCTTTGTGGCCGCGCTCTCGCACATCACGGGAGACTTTGCCCAGGCGGTGCAGATGTCCTCGCAGATTCTGGCCGCGCGGGGGAAGATCTTCCCTGCTACGAATACGAACGTGACCTTGGCGGCGGATATGGACGATGGCTCGCTGGTGCGGGGGGAGACCAATATTACGGCCAGTAAGCGCAGCATCGTGGAGCTGCGGCTGGAGCCGGAGACTGCCGATCCTCTGCCGCAGACGCTGGAGGCTATTGCAAATGCTGACCTGATCACTCTGGGGCCGGGGTCGCTTTACACTTCGC
The Edaphobacter lichenicola genome window above contains:
- a CDS encoding UDP-N-acetylglucosamine-transferase, whose translation is MIFVSIATYRDPQLVPTMEDCIAKARQPERLRFGICWQHDPKKDTLPFRNDDCFRILAVDWRESKGACWARSEVMKLWRGEDWFLQVDSHCRFAWDWDAKLLDEMGQTGSAKPILSTYASPFTPGGDEVLVDGPLQMVFQGFTEDGIPHMKPLAIADWQNLTKPRRARFLSAGFMFAQGTFVEEIGYDPELYFLGEETAMTLRAFTSGYDLFHPQETIVWHDYGRSTAPKHWGDHTEHTEDKAGLVWHELDLRSKEKVLRLLAGQPVESYGLGSARSLEEYEAYAGLSFNLRKAQDYTVRGGEPPNPEAAADWAGQIFPWMVRITFDRAALPAAALDDPEFWYVGVKDESGAEIYRQDIPQSQLAKLPSGESKIVLVCEFESGAIPAAWTVWPVSRSLGWLNRIEGTLGDEDYAIVLEDDTE
- a CDS encoding DUF4254 domain-containing protein, coding for MLDALLIIRMQDEMTAALHETENEVAFETGADGLMALAMAQHRANFELWHEEDKARVPGVPDAEIVRVKHAIDALNQRRNDLVEKMDLWLMERLEQDPVAPLHSETPGLMIDRLSILALKIYHTREEAHRGSATEEHRSRNVGRLALLVEQREDLAGCLDVLWSEVLAGRRRFKLYRQMKMYNDPELNPAVYGRG
- a CDS encoding tetratricopeptide repeat protein, with the translated sequence MAQTKTATVPTATKRAPRTLAGTIPQTNDNARAQLVAHYEVALRLMQEGKYDKAHAAFDKMLAAGAGELSDRVRMYSTACAQQMTKGKNAFSNCEEQYDYAISLLNDGHYEDAREHFHLILKENEKADYAFYGLAVLASMTGDSHHCLEHLTEAIRQNPRNRIQARADSDFQDMADDPRFTELLYPEA
- a CDS encoding gluconeogenesis factor YvcK family protein — encoded protein: MSLRKLTESKEKDLRVVAIGGGTGLSTLLRGLKRYVVTPDRRRGIRLGESARVERAPTPPCPESHCIIRELSAVVTVTDDGGSSGRLREDFKMLPPGDIRNCMVALSEDEHLLSRLFQYRFEHGELEGHSFGNLFVAALSHITGDFAQAVQMSSQILAARGKIFPATNTNVTLAADMDDGSLVRGETNITASKRSIVELRLEPETADPLPQTLEAIANADLITLGPGSLYTSLITNMLVRGIPEALSASRATKVFVCNLMTQANESLGLTASQHIEKIMQHAGGVKVPIFDYALINTGDISAARLEQYAREGQQPIVADLERVRALGVEPVMGNFVHEGDVLRHDYDLLAERLLELGMERPVAVSGVG